One segment of Mycobacterium spongiae DNA contains the following:
- the pdhA gene encoding pyruvate dehydrogenase (acetyl-transferring) E1 component subunit alpha — MAGVSRMPLGSLASVDIEPVQLVDPDGTPTAEHRYSRDLPAETLCWLYEMMVVARDLDAEFVNLQRQGELALYTPCQGQEAAQVGAAACLRKTDWLIPQYRELGAYLVRGIPPGHVGAAWRGTWCGGLEFTKKCCAPMSVPIGTQTLHAVGAAMAAQRLGEDSVTVAFLGDGATSEGDVHEALNFAAVFATPCVFYVQNNQWAISMPVSRQTAAPSIAHKAIGYGMPGIRVDGNDVLACYAVMAEAAARARAGAGPALIEAVTYRLGPHTTADDPTRYRSQEEVDRWLALDPIPRYRTYLRGQGLFSERLESRVAARSKRMRAELRDAVVDAPDFDIDDVFTMVYAEMTPGLRAQREQLRAELARAD, encoded by the coding sequence ATGGCCGGGGTCTCGCGAATGCCGCTTGGGTCGCTCGCGTCTGTCGACATCGAGCCGGTGCAACTTGTCGACCCTGATGGAACGCCGACCGCCGAACATCGTTACAGCCGCGACCTTCCCGCGGAGACGCTGTGTTGGCTGTACGAAATGATGGTGGTCGCTCGCGATCTAGACGCTGAGTTCGTCAATTTGCAGCGCCAAGGTGAGCTGGCGCTGTATACGCCGTGTCAAGGGCAGGAAGCCGCGCAAGTGGGTGCGGCCGCGTGCCTGCGCAAGACCGACTGGTTGATTCCCCAGTATCGGGAATTGGGTGCGTATTTGGTGAGGGGGATCCCACCGGGACATGTGGGGGCTGCGTGGCGCGGAACCTGGTGCGGTGGTTTGGAATTCACCAAGAAGTGCTGCGCGCCGATGTCGGTTCCCATCGGCACCCAAACCTTGCACGCTGTCGGCGCAGCGATGGCCGCACAACGTCTGGGTGAGGATTCCGTGACGGTGGCGTTTCTTGGTGACGGAGCTACGAGCGAGGGCGACGTCCACGAGGCGCTGAATTTCGCGGCGGTGTTCGCGACCCCGTGTGTGTTCTACGTGCAGAACAACCAGTGGGCGATCTCAATGCCGGTATCGCGACAGACGGCAGCGCCCTCGATCGCGCACAAGGCGATCGGCTACGGGATGCCCGGTATCCGGGTCGACGGCAACGACGTGTTGGCTTGCTACGCGGTGATGGCCGAAGCCGCTGCCCGGGCGCGGGCGGGTGCAGGGCCGGCACTGATCGAAGCGGTCACGTACCGCCTCGGCCCGCACACTACGGCCGATGATCCAACCCGCTACCGGAGCCAGGAGGAAGTCGACCGATGGCTCGCCCTGGACCCGATTCCGCGCTACCGGACCTATCTTCGAGGCCAGGGTTTGTTCTCGGAGCGCCTCGAGAGCCGAGTCGCCGCGCGATCGAAGCGAATGCGGGCTGAGCTGCGCGACGCCGTCGTCGATGCGCCTGACTTCGATATCGATGACGTGTTCACGATGGTGTACGCGGAGATGACACCGGGATTGCGAGCGCAGCGCGAACAGCTGCGGGCCGAACTGGCCCGGGCGGACTGA
- a CDS encoding MaoC family dehydratase, whose product MTEPGGKSVVQRGLWFEEFEIGTTYLHRPGRTVTEADNVLFTTLTMNTQSLHLDAAWAAQQPGFRGERLVNSMFTLSTLVGLSVAQLTLGTIVANLGFSEVSFPNPVFHGDTLYAETVCTAKRESKSRPGEGIVTLEHTGRNQHGDVVARAVRTTLVQKRPVDATTGDAAR is encoded by the coding sequence ATGACCGAGCCGGGCGGCAAGTCGGTCGTTCAGCGCGGATTGTGGTTTGAGGAATTCGAGATCGGCACCACCTATCTGCACCGGCCCGGTCGTACGGTCACCGAAGCCGACAACGTGCTGTTCACCACGTTGACCATGAATACCCAGTCGCTGCACCTGGACGCTGCGTGGGCCGCCCAGCAACCCGGCTTTCGGGGCGAGCGGCTGGTGAACTCGATGTTCACGCTCTCCACGCTGGTCGGCCTATCGGTTGCGCAGCTGACGCTCGGAACGATCGTGGCCAACCTCGGGTTCTCCGAGGTGTCCTTCCCCAACCCGGTCTTCCACGGCGACACCCTGTACGCGGAGACGGTGTGCACGGCCAAACGCGAGTCGAAGAGCCGGCCGGGCGAAGGCATTGTCACCCTGGAGCACACCGGTCGCAACCAGCACGGTGATGTGGTGGCGCGCGCGGTGCGCACCACGCTCGTGCAGAAACGGCCGGTGGACGCGACCACGGGAGACGCGGCCCGATGA
- a CDS encoding acyl-CoA dehydrogenase family protein, producing the protein MTTTVTAATLPKEYEDLRDTVADFARTVVAPVSAKHDEEHSFPYEVVAKMGEMGLFGLPFPEEYGGMGGDYFALSLALEELGKVDQSVAITLEAGVGLGAMPIFRFGSEEQKRQWLPDLTAGRALAGFGLTEPGAGSDAGSTRTTARLEGDEWIINGSKQFITNSGTDITSLVTVTAVTGSVADGKKEISTIIVPSGTTGFTVEPVYNKVGWNASDTHPLTFVDARVPAENLLGARGSGYANFLSILDEGRIAIAALATGVAQGCVDESVKYAKERESFGQPIGSYQAISFKIARMEARAHVARTAYYEAAAKMLAGKPFKKEAAIAKMISSEAAMDNARDATQIHGGYGFMNEYPVARHYRDSKVLEIGEGTTEVQLMLIARSLGLQ; encoded by the coding sequence ATGACGACAACCGTTACCGCAGCGACACTACCCAAGGAATACGAGGATCTTCGGGATACCGTCGCCGATTTCGCACGCACCGTCGTCGCACCGGTGTCGGCCAAACACGATGAGGAGCATAGCTTCCCGTACGAGGTCGTTGCCAAGATGGGCGAGATGGGGTTGTTCGGTCTGCCGTTTCCCGAGGAATACGGAGGCATGGGCGGCGACTACTTTGCTTTGTCACTGGCGCTGGAAGAACTCGGCAAGGTCGATCAGTCGGTGGCGATCACCCTGGAGGCCGGGGTAGGGCTGGGCGCAATGCCGATCTTCCGGTTCGGCAGCGAGGAGCAGAAGCGTCAATGGCTGCCGGACTTGACCGCTGGGCGAGCGTTGGCCGGTTTCGGGCTTACCGAGCCGGGCGCGGGTTCCGACGCGGGCAGCACACGCACTACTGCGCGCCTTGAGGGCGACGAGTGGATTATCAACGGCTCCAAGCAGTTCATTACGAACTCGGGCACCGATATCACGTCGCTGGTCACCGTGACCGCGGTTACCGGCAGTGTCGCGGATGGCAAGAAAGAAATCTCGACGATCATCGTGCCCAGCGGCACAACGGGATTCACCGTGGAACCGGTCTACAACAAGGTGGGCTGGAATGCCTCGGACACCCACCCGCTCACCTTCGTCGACGCACGGGTTCCGGCCGAAAACCTGTTGGGAGCCCGCGGGAGCGGCTACGCGAACTTTCTCTCCATCCTGGACGAGGGTCGGATCGCGATCGCGGCGCTGGCCACCGGCGTCGCTCAGGGCTGCGTCGACGAGAGCGTCAAGTACGCCAAGGAGCGCGAGTCGTTCGGTCAGCCGATTGGTTCCTACCAGGCGATCAGCTTCAAGATCGCGCGAATGGAAGCGCGTGCCCACGTGGCGCGGACGGCCTACTACGAGGCCGCCGCGAAGATGCTGGCGGGCAAGCCCTTCAAAAAAGAGGCAGCGATCGCGAAGATGATCTCGTCCGAGGCGGCGATGGACAACGCCCGCGATGCCACGCAGATCCACGGGGGCTACGGCTTCATGAATGAGTATCCAGTGGCGCGCCACTACCGCGATAGCAAGGTGCTCGAGATTGGGGAGGGCACGACCGAAGTGCAGTTGATGCTCATCGCGCGATCGTTGGGGCTGCAATGA
- a CDS encoding HpcH/HpaI aldolase/citrate lyase family protein → MNLRAAGPAWLFCPADRPERFGRAADAADVVILDLEDGVSAAEKPAARRALQATPLDPERTVVRINAAGTDDQARDLEALAETAYTTVMLPKAESATQVMELAPRRVIGLVETPRGAVFAADIAAADPTVGLMWGAEDLIATLGGSSSRGADGAYRDVARHVRSTILLAASGFGRIALDAVHLDIRDVEGLQAEATDAAAVGFDATVCIHPSQIATVRTAYRPTEDKLDWARRVLVASRNERGAFAFEGQMVDSPVLRHAETMLRRAGEAPPE, encoded by the coding sequence ATGAATCTGCGCGCTGCCGGGCCTGCGTGGCTGTTCTGCCCGGCCGACCGCCCCGAGCGCTTCGGTAGGGCCGCCGACGCCGCGGATGTGGTGATCCTCGATCTCGAGGACGGCGTGTCTGCGGCGGAAAAGCCGGCCGCGCGGCGGGCGCTACAGGCCACCCCGCTCGACCCAGAGCGCACCGTGGTGCGAATCAACGCCGCCGGCACCGATGATCAGGCCCGCGACCTAGAGGCACTGGCCGAGACCGCCTACACAACGGTGATGCTGCCCAAGGCCGAATCGGCAACGCAGGTGATGGAGCTGGCGCCGCGCCGTGTCATCGGGTTGGTAGAGACGCCGCGTGGCGCGGTCTTTGCTGCCGACATCGCCGCCGCGGATCCCACCGTGGGACTGATGTGGGGCGCCGAGGACCTGATCGCCACGCTGGGTGGCAGTTCCAGCCGGGGCGCCGACGGTGCCTACCGGGATGTGGCCCGCCATGTGCGGTCGACGATCCTGCTGGCGGCGTCGGGCTTCGGCCGGATCGCGCTCGACGCCGTCCATCTGGACATTCGTGACGTGGAGGGCCTGCAAGCGGAGGCCACCGACGCCGCCGCGGTTGGGTTCGACGCAACCGTGTGCATTCATCCAAGCCAGATCGCCACTGTGCGCACGGCCTATCGACCTACCGAGGACAAGCTGGACTGGGCGCGGCGAGTGTTGGTCGCCTCACGAAACGAGCGCGGGGCGTTCGCGTTCGAAGGTCAGATGGTCGACTCACCGGTGCTGCGGCACGCGGAAACGATGTTGCGCCGGGCGGGTGAAGCACCCCCTGAGTGA